One part of the Methylobacterium terrae genome encodes these proteins:
- a CDS encoding YbdD/YjiX family protein translates to MGAENLRERWATLTRCVCDGARLMVGQGNYDTYVAHIRKTHPDQQPMTATEFFRERQNARFGVGGRGGFRCC, encoded by the coding sequence ATGGGCGCCGAGAACCTCCGGGAGCGCTGGGCGACCCTGACGCGCTGCGTCTGCGACGGGGCGCGCCTGATGGTCGGCCAGGGCAACTACGACACCTACGTCGCCCATATCCGCAAGACCCACCCCGACCAGCAGCCGATGACCGCGACGGAGTTCTTCCGCGAGCGCCAGAACGCCCGGTTCGGCGTCGGCGGCCGCGGCGGCTTCCGCTGCTGCTGA
- a CDS encoding Tex family protein, giving the protein MPTIEQRIATELGAQDWQVKAAVDLLDGGSTVPFIARYRKEATGTLDDAQLRTLEERLRYLRELEARRAAILESVGGQGKLDDALRGQILAADTKARLEDLYLPFKPKRRTKAQIAREAGLGPLAEALLTRPDQVPLTAAAPFVDEGKGVVTPEAALEGARSILVERFAENAELVGQLREAFWTRGRLVSRVREGKQQAGAKFSDYFDFSEPLTRLPSHRVLALFRAEKEEVLDLRLDEAPEGVDAQSLYDGRIALSAGIQDRGRPGDRWLMEAVRWAWRTKLRLSIELDLRARLWEAAEVEAVRVFAGNLRDLLLAAPAGARPTLGLDPGYRTGVKVAVVDATGKVVATDTIYPHEPRRDWTGALMTLAKLCRAHGVELVAIGNGTASRETDRLATELIAKQPELKLTKVMVSEAGASVYSASAYASQELPGLDVSLRGAVSIARRLQDPLAELVKIEPKAIGVGQYQHDLAEGKLSRSLDAVVEDCVNGVGVDVNTASGPLLARVSGLSERVAQNIVSHRDTNGPFRSRSSLKKVAGLGPKAFELSAGFLRIQDGDDPLDASGVHPEAYPVVRRILQATKSDIKAVIGNGTVLKGLNPKTFTDESFGLPTVTDIIAELEKPGRDPRPSFKTATFQEGVESIGDLRPGMVLEGVVTNVAAFGAFVDIGVHQDGLVHISALSKTFVKDPRAVVKPGDVVRAKVLEVDVPRKRISLTLRLDDEIGARPPREQAGQQPRRDAPRPQARREEPAGGGALADALRKAGLDRGPRR; this is encoded by the coding sequence ATGCCGACGATCGAGCAGCGCATCGCCACCGAGCTCGGCGCGCAGGACTGGCAGGTCAAGGCGGCGGTGGACCTGCTCGACGGCGGGTCGACGGTGCCGTTCATCGCCCGCTACCGCAAGGAAGCGACCGGTACCCTGGACGACGCGCAGCTGCGCACCCTGGAGGAGCGCCTGCGCTACCTGCGCGAGCTGGAGGCGAGGCGCGCCGCGATCCTCGAGAGCGTGGGGGGCCAAGGCAAGCTCGACGACGCCTTGAGGGGCCAGATCCTCGCCGCCGACACCAAGGCGCGGCTCGAGGACCTCTACCTGCCGTTCAAGCCCAAGCGCCGCACCAAGGCGCAGATCGCCCGCGAGGCGGGCTTAGGCCCGCTGGCCGAGGCGCTGCTCACCCGCCCCGACCAGGTGCCGCTGACGGCCGCCGCGCCCTTCGTCGACGAGGGCAAGGGCGTCGTCACCCCGGAAGCGGCGCTCGAGGGCGCCCGCTCCATCCTGGTCGAGCGCTTTGCCGAGAATGCCGAGCTGGTCGGGCAGTTGCGCGAGGCGTTCTGGACCCGCGGCCGTCTCGTCTCGCGGGTGCGCGAGGGCAAGCAGCAGGCCGGCGCCAAGTTCTCCGATTACTTCGACTTCTCCGAGCCCCTGACCCGCCTCCCCTCCCACCGGGTCCTCGCGCTGTTCCGGGCCGAGAAGGAGGAGGTGCTCGACCTGCGCCTCGACGAGGCGCCCGAGGGCGTCGACGCGCAGAGCCTCTATGACGGCCGCATCGCGCTGTCGGCCGGCATCCAGGATCGCGGCCGGCCCGGCGACCGCTGGCTGATGGAGGCGGTGCGCTGGGCCTGGCGCACCAAGCTGCGGCTCTCGATCGAGCTCGACCTGCGCGCCCGCCTCTGGGAGGCGGCGGAAGTCGAGGCGGTGCGGGTCTTCGCCGGCAACCTGCGCGACCTCCTGCTCGCCGCACCCGCCGGCGCGCGGCCGACGCTCGGCCTTGATCCGGGCTACCGCACCGGCGTCAAGGTCGCGGTGGTCGACGCCACCGGCAAGGTGGTGGCGACCGACACGATCTACCCGCACGAGCCGCGGCGCGACTGGACCGGCGCGCTGATGACGCTGGCGAAGCTCTGCCGGGCGCACGGGGTCGAGCTCGTGGCGATCGGCAACGGCACCGCCTCGCGGGAGACCGACCGGCTGGCCACGGAGCTGATCGCCAAGCAGCCGGAACTGAAACTGACCAAGGTGATGGTGTCGGAGGCCGGCGCCTCGGTCTACTCGGCCTCGGCCTATGCGAGCCAGGAACTGCCGGGCCTCGACGTGTCGTTGCGCGGCGCGGTCTCGATCGCCCGGCGGCTGCAGGATCCGCTCGCCGAACTCGTGAAGATCGAACCGAAGGCGATCGGCGTCGGCCAGTACCAGCACGACCTCGCCGAGGGGAAGCTGTCGCGCTCCCTCGACGCGGTGGTGGAGGATTGCGTGAACGGCGTCGGGGTCGACGTCAACACGGCGTCGGGCCCGCTGCTTGCCCGGGTCTCGGGCTTGAGCGAGCGGGTGGCGCAGAACATCGTCAGCCATCGCGACACCAACGGGCCGTTCCGCAGCCGATCGTCCCTGAAGAAGGTCGCCGGGCTCGGGCCGAAGGCGTTCGAACTGTCGGCGGGCTTCCTGCGGATCCAGGACGGCGACGATCCGCTCGATGCGTCCGGCGTGCATCCGGAGGCCTACCCGGTGGTGCGCCGCATCCTCCAGGCGACGAAGAGCGACATCAAGGCGGTGATCGGCAACGGCACGGTGCTGAAGGGCCTGAACCCGAAGACCTTCACCGACGAGAGCTTCGGCCTGCCAACCGTCACCGACATCATCGCCGAATTGGAGAAGCCCGGCCGCGACCCGCGCCCGAGCTTCAAGACCGCGACCTTCCAGGAGGGCGTCGAGAGCATCGGCGACCTGCGACCCGGCATGGTGCTGGAGGGCGTGGTGACCAACGTCGCCGCCTTCGGCGCCTTCGTCGATATCGGCGTGCACCAGGACGGGCTCGTCCACATCTCGGCCCTGTCGAAGACCTTCGTGAAGGACCCGCGGGCGGTGGTGAAGCCCGGCGACGTGGTGCGGGCGAAGGTGCTCGAGGTCGACGTACCCCGCAAGCGCATCTCGCTCACCCTGCGCCTCGACGACGAGATCGGCGCCCGGCCGCCCCGGGAACAGGCAGGCCAGCAACCCCGCCGCGACGCCCCGCGCCCGCAGGCCCGCCGCGAGGAGCCCGCGGGCGGCGGCGCGCTGGCGGATGCCCTGCGCAAGGCGGGACTGGACCGTGGCCCGCGGCGCTGA
- a CDS encoding DMT family transporter, translating into MTLPLAAAPSARPALPAVLGDQPLRGIVLVVVSTVFLSSSDATAKYLTGQLAGIEVAWLRYVGFLAVMLAAAGVRAHLKRGASPFRSARPGLQVVRGVALVGSSLLFLAGLRTLPVAEITAIAFVSPIFVTALSIPVLGEKVGARRWAAALVGLLGVLIIVRPGTSAFQAAAILPIVSALFWAAALVVTRKINGYDAPQTTMTWSAIVGFVILSALVPFVWETPNLTQVAIGAAIGFISTAGHWIVTIAYRHAPASTLVPFSYSQIIWAGLLGFLFFGTVPDAYMGLGVLVICGSGLYTAHRERMRRVPAPTGVLPAGGVR; encoded by the coding sequence CTGACGCTTCCCCTCGCCGCCGCCCCCTCCGCCCGCCCGGCCCTGCCGGCCGTGCTCGGCGACCAGCCCCTGCGCGGCATCGTGCTGGTGGTGGTCTCCACCGTCTTCCTGTCGAGCTCCGACGCGACGGCGAAGTACCTCACCGGGCAGCTCGCCGGCATCGAGGTGGCGTGGCTGCGCTACGTCGGGTTCCTCGCCGTGATGCTGGCGGCGGCCGGGGTCCGGGCGCATCTCAAGCGCGGCGCCTCGCCGTTCCGCAGCGCCCGGCCGGGCCTCCAGGTGGTGCGCGGCGTCGCCCTCGTCGGCTCCTCGCTGCTGTTCCTCGCGGGCCTGCGCACCCTGCCGGTGGCCGAGATCACCGCCATCGCCTTCGTCTCGCCGATCTTCGTCACCGCCCTGTCGATCCCGGTGCTCGGCGAGAAGGTCGGGGCCCGGCGCTGGGCCGCCGCCCTCGTCGGCCTGCTGGGCGTGCTGATCATCGTGCGTCCGGGCACCAGCGCCTTCCAGGCCGCCGCGATCCTGCCGATCGTCTCGGCCCTGTTCTGGGCCGCCGCCCTGGTCGTGACCCGCAAGATCAACGGCTACGACGCGCCGCAGACCACCATGACCTGGTCGGCGATCGTCGGCTTCGTGATCCTGTCGGCGCTTGTGCCCTTCGTCTGGGAGACCCCGAACCTGACGCAGGTCGCGATCGGCGCGGCGATCGGCTTCATCTCGACCGCCGGGCACTGGATCGTCACCATCGCCTATCGCCACGCCCCGGCCTCGACCCTGGTGCCGTTCTCCTACAGCCAGATCATCTGGGCCGGCCTCCTCGGCTTCCTGTTCTTCGGCACGGTGCCGGACGCCTATATGGGCCTCGGCGTGCTGGTGATCTGCGGCAGCGGCCTCTACACCGCCCACCGCGAGCGGATGCGCCGCGTCCCCGCCCCGACCGGGGTGCTGCCGGCGGGCGGGGTGCGCTGA